A part of Ignavibacteriales bacterium genomic DNA contains:
- a CDS encoding GIY-YIG nuclease family protein: MKTNYITYVLKSKLDSNFYVGYTTNLKQRLDEHNSGSTAVRNNFNIS, translated from the coding sequence ATGAAAACAAACTATATTACGTATGTTTTAAAAAGTAAGTTAGATAGTAATTTCTATGTCGGGTATACAACAAACTTAAAGCAAAGATTAGACGAACATAACAGCGGCAGCACTGCTGTCCGAAATAATTTTAATATCAGTTAA
- a CDS encoding DUF354 domain-containing protein: protein MKKICFHLAHPAHYHLFKNIIKALQVDNNVLITYNDKDVLKYLLENDREYNFKFVKIDSLRKSNSILSLSSEFVQKEFGLYKVLKKERPDLIVGTSIIIAHIGKLLGIKSIIVNEDDFDVVYNSVRIGYPFANNILSPACCRTLHFESKSITYSGYHELAYLTPEFFQPNLNNIIELTSNNVSKYFIIRFSALAAHHDVGKSGISSEIAEKIISLLSQYGRVYISSEKDLPKRFAKYRISIDPLKIHDALNFSFLYIGDSQTMAAEAAVLGVPSIRFNDFVGKLSYLEELEHKYGLTYGIKTSEPEKLFQKIDELLSMPNLKEEWQKRRMKMLADKIDVTAFMVWFIENYPESVKVMKENPEYQERFK, encoded by the coding sequence ATGAAAAAAATCTGTTTTCACCTGGCTCATCCTGCCCATTATCATTTATTTAAGAATATTATAAAAGCTTTGCAAGTAGATAATAATGTCTTGATTACCTATAACGATAAAGATGTATTAAAATACTTATTAGAAAACGATCGTGAATATAATTTTAAATTTGTGAAAATAGATTCACTGAGAAAATCAAACTCAATCTTATCCCTAAGTTCTGAATTTGTTCAGAAAGAATTTGGCTTGTACAAAGTTCTTAAAAAAGAAAGACCGGATTTAATAGTTGGCACTTCAATCATTATTGCTCACATCGGCAAATTGCTTGGGATAAAATCCATCATAGTGAATGAAGATGATTTTGATGTAGTATATAATTCTGTGAGGATCGGTTACCCATTCGCTAATAATATATTATCCCCTGCTTGCTGTAGAACTTTACATTTTGAGAGTAAATCTATTACTTATAGTGGTTATCATGAGTTGGCGTATTTAACGCCTGAGTTTTTTCAACCGAATCTGAATAATATTATCGAATTAACTTCGAACAACGTTAGTAAATATTTTATAATTAGATTCTCTGCATTGGCAGCGCATCACGATGTAGGAAAAAGTGGAATTAGTTCCGAAATTGCTGAAAAAATAATTTCGTTGCTTAGTCAATATGGAAGGGTTTACATTTCCTCGGAAAAAGATCTTCCAAAGCGGTTCGCAAAATATAGGATTTCAATAGATCCACTTAAAATTCATGATGCATTAAATTTTTCTTTCTTATACATTGGCGATAGCCAAACAATGGCAGCAGAAGCTGCGGTGCTTGGTGTACCTTCAATCAGGTTTAATGATTTTGTTGGAAAGCTAAGCTATCTTGAAGAATTAGAACACAAATACGGACTTACTTACGGAATAAAAACTTCAGAACCTGAAAAATTATTTCAAAAAATAGATGAACTTCTCTCTATGCCCAATCTAAAGGAAGAGTGGCAGAAACGCAGAATGAAAATGCTCGCTGATAAAATTGATGTAACTGCTTTTATGGTTTGGTTTATAGAAAATTATCCGGAGAGTGTGAAAGTGATGAAAGAAAACCCAGAGTATCAGGAAAGGTTTAAATAA
- a CDS encoding four helix bundle protein codes for MKKDDLNDRLFSFAVLGGGIRQQENIADCIIIFIKSKRNKSNSIQPPEVLKFLPKLSKTPEFGVIRYQLSKSATSSGANYEEAQAGSSKADFNNKVRISLREMRESNYLPGVILS; via the coding sequence ATGAAAAAAGATGATTTAAATGATAGACTTTTTAGTTTTGCTGTCCTGGGGGGTGGAATAAGACAGCAAGAGAATATTGCGGATTGTATAATTATTTTCATTAAAAGCAAGCGAAATAAAAGCAATTCTATTCAACCCCCTGAAGTATTAAAGTTTTTACCAAAGCTTTCTAAAACACCAGAATTTGGCGTAATAAGATACCAACTCTCGAAATCCGCAACATCTAGCGGTGCTAATTATGAAGAGGCTCAAGCCGGTTCATCAAAAGCTGATTTTAATAATAAAGTTAGAATTTCTCTTAGAGAGATGCGTGAGTCTAATTACTTGCCCGGTGTAATATTAAGCTAA
- a CDS encoding type II toxin-antitoxin system HicB family antitoxin, which produces MKFKVIMTYDKEYEGYVVDVPELTGCMSQGKTLDEALNNIRDAIKGWLEVEKEHGRFNTESRDEECEIFLGEVLV; this is translated from the coding sequence ATGAAATTTAAAGTTATTATGACTTATGATAAGGAGTATGAGGGTTATGTAGTTGATGTTCCGGAACTTACCGGTTGCATGAGCCAGGGTAAAACATTAGACGAAGCTTTGAATAATATTAGGGATGCAATAAAAGGCTGGTTGGAAGTGGAAAAGGAGCATGGTAGATTTAATACCGAAAGTCGGGATGAGGAATGCGAAATATTTTTGGGAGAGGTGTTGGTTTAG
- a CDS encoding sugar transferase has product MSVSFFIYIAAFLLIHYIRTRVFLLDNNAAIVLAVYLISWAAGGLAAGSFRNRASRSLYSRLNKIWISFIIAFGLSSIILTFFTQISTSRVTLAAAFMAALSIEVVIEFIHSLDKQIEFKPKKKKINTNFIILDFSILTIVLAIFNFYKFGIENLTENNLLMTLAIYLGWFVSSFTSHQFRLVEERNVWSCISVQVKNFILIIAAVSAIVFLLRFSDEYRVLYLWSVFFYSLLSLVLTLYLFADKMNPKVDSVINRFLTAFEMKEIEQPKQIHSNGKYSLNPQSISDDKLIQRLQNNYLRGYDSVFSFIDKKLDLTTFDLRNSIVIRSADMFNILSLPDQNLELFINLREINDFRLINSYFAGLNKRLVDGGIYIGSVEPVRNRYLRFIKKYPFLTAHLFYFFDFIWYRVIPKIPIIRKILFAFTKGRNRALSLTEAFGRLYYCGFEIVGLKEIDNLIYFAVKKFREPISEKNPSYSLIFKTRRQGKDGREIFVYKIRTMHPYSEYLQEFIYEINNLEIGGKFKDDFRITKLGSLLRKVWVDELPMLYNLIRGDIKLFGVRPISRHYLSLYSPEHQTRRLKYKPGLIPPFYSDMPETIDAIERSESKYFDMYDQSPIKTDIIYFFRAFKNIVFKAKHSK; this is encoded by the coding sequence ATGTCGGTCAGTTTTTTTATTTATATTGCTGCATTCCTGTTAATTCATTACATCAGAACCAGAGTCTTCCTATTAGATAATAACGCAGCAATAGTACTGGCAGTGTATTTAATCTCCTGGGCAGCAGGCGGATTAGCAGCAGGTTCATTCAGAAACAGGGCTTCACGAAGTTTATACTCCCGCCTTAATAAAATATGGATTTCATTCATCATCGCTTTCGGGTTAAGCTCTATAATACTTACTTTCTTCACTCAGATAAGCACTTCACGGGTGACTCTTGCGGCGGCTTTTATGGCAGCCCTCTCCATAGAAGTTGTGATAGAGTTTATCCATTCATTAGATAAACAGATTGAGTTTAAGCCGAAGAAGAAAAAAATAAATACAAATTTTATTATTCTCGATTTTTCAATTCTGACAATTGTACTGGCAATCTTTAATTTTTACAAGTTCGGGATAGAGAATCTAACCGAGAATAATTTACTAATGACACTGGCGATTTATCTTGGCTGGTTTGTTTCTTCATTTACATCACACCAATTCAGACTGGTTGAGGAACGTAATGTGTGGTCATGCATTAGCGTACAGGTGAAAAATTTTATTTTAATAATCGCTGCTGTATCAGCTATAGTATTTCTGTTAAGGTTTTCGGATGAATACAGAGTGCTGTATTTATGGTCGGTGTTTTTTTATTCACTGCTCTCGCTGGTATTAACGCTATACTTATTTGCAGATAAAATGAATCCAAAAGTTGACAGTGTGATAAACCGTTTTCTTACTGCGTTTGAAATGAAAGAGATTGAGCAGCCTAAACAAATTCACTCGAATGGAAAATATTCTCTTAACCCACAATCCATATCAGATGATAAATTGATACAGAGATTACAAAATAATTACCTGCGGGGCTATGATTCTGTTTTTTCGTTTATTGATAAAAAATTAGACCTCACAACTTTTGATCTCAGGAACAGTATTGTAATAAGGTCGGCAGATATGTTTAATATTCTATCCTTGCCGGATCAGAACCTTGAACTTTTTATCAACCTGCGGGAAATAAATGATTTTAGATTGATTAATTCTTATTTCGCCGGGCTAAACAAAAGACTCGTTGACGGCGGAATTTATATCGGCTCGGTGGAGCCAGTACGGAACAGATACCTGAGATTTATCAAGAAATACCCCTTCCTTACGGCGCACTTGTTTTATTTTTTTGATTTTATCTGGTACAGGGTTATTCCCAAAATTCCAATTATAAGGAAAATACTTTTTGCTTTTACAAAAGGAAGGAACAGAGCATTATCATTGACTGAAGCTTTCGGGCGATTGTACTATTGCGGATTTGAAATTGTCGGGCTAAAAGAAATTGACAACTTAATTTATTTCGCAGTAAAAAAATTTAGGGAACCGATTTCAGAAAAGAACCCATCCTACAGTTTAATCTTTAAAACCAGGCGGCAGGGAAAAGACGGCAGGGAGATTTTTGTTTATAAGATAAGAACTATGCATCCCTATTCTGAATACCTGCAGGAGTTTATTTACGAAATTAATAATCTTGAGATCGGAGGTAAGTTCAAAGATGATTTTCGAATTACAAAGTTAGGATCGCTTTTACGCAAGGTATGGGTAGATGAACTTCCGATGTTATATAATCTGATCAGAGGTGATATCAAACTTTTTGGAGTGCGCCCTATCAGCCGGCACTATTTAAGTCTCTATTCACCCGAACATCAGACACGCCGATTAAAATATAAACCGGGCTTGATACCCCCATTTTATTCGGATATGCCGGAAACTATAGACGCTATTGAAAGATCTGAGAGCAAGTATTTTGATATGTATGATCAATCACCAATCAAGACTGATATTATTTATTTCTTCAGAGCATTTAAGAATATAGTTTTTAAAGCAAAACACAGCAAATAA
- a CDS encoding type II toxin-antitoxin system HicA family toxin, whose protein sequence is MRNIFGRGVGLVGIFSNFSGKEVVKIFERFGYVLNHQSGSHMILYHNSKPTLSIPNHKELAPGLLRGLIRKSGITVEEFLDAK, encoded by the coding sequence ATGCGAAATATTTTTGGGAGAGGTGTTGGTTTAGTGGGCATTTTCTCTAATTTTTCAGGTAAAGAAGTCGTTAAAATATTCGAAAGATTTGGATATGTTTTAAATCATCAATCCGGCAGTCATATGATATTATATCATAATTCAAAACCTACGTTATCAATACCAAATCATAAAGAATTAGCTCCAGGATTGTTGAGGGGACTTATCAGGAAAAGTGGAATTACTGTTGAAGAATTTTTAGATGCAAAATGA
- the gltA gene encoding NADPH-dependent glutamate synthase, whose protein sequence is MNELSKKDRMKIPRQQMPEQDSKKRVSNFKEVNLGFTEELARLEAQRCLQCPKPVCIDGCPVGVKINEFIKLVSDGDYLGAAAKIKEDNMLPAVCGRVCPQEEQCEAQCVVGKKGEPIGIGRLERFAADYEREHAGLRTAALTPKSGKKAAVIGSGPAGLSCAGDLIQMGHDVTVFEALHEPGGVLIYGIPEFRLPKEIVKAEIEALKNMGVEFKTNAVIGFTDTIDELMQNGYDAVFIAVGAGLPYFMNIEGENLNGVYSANEFLTRVNLMKAYKFPEYDTPVFNVKEKNVAVFGGGNTAMDAVRTSKRLGAKSAYIIYRRSDVEMPARKEEIHHAKGEGIEFIYLSNPVRFIGDENGWLKGVELMKMELGEPDASGRRRPVPLINSEYTLDIDMAVIAIGNGSNPTIQKTTPDILFNNRGTISVNEDTMTTSKKGVFAGGDIVTGGATVILAMGAGRKAAKAINEYLS, encoded by the coding sequence ATGAACGAACTAAGCAAAAAAGATAGAATGAAGATTCCGCGTCAGCAGATGCCTGAACAGGACAGTAAAAAACGAGTATCAAATTTCAAAGAAGTTAATCTGGGTTTTACAGAGGAACTTGCAAGATTAGAAGCACAGAGATGTTTGCAATGCCCCAAACCTGTCTGCATTGATGGCTGCCCGGTGGGTGTAAAGATTAATGAATTTATTAAACTTGTATCGGATGGAGATTACCTTGGTGCGGCAGCAAAGATTAAAGAGGATAATATGCTGCCTGCTGTTTGCGGCAGGGTATGTCCACAGGAAGAACAATGCGAGGCACAATGTGTTGTTGGTAAAAAAGGTGAGCCTATTGGAATTGGCAGGCTCGAGAGGTTTGCTGCAGATTATGAGAGAGAACACGCGGGATTAAGAACTGCTGCCCTTACACCGAAAAGCGGTAAGAAGGCGGCGGTAATTGGCAGTGGTCCGGCAGGGCTTAGCTGTGCAGGTGATTTAATTCAGATGGGTCACGATGTAACAGTATTCGAAGCGCTGCACGAACCCGGCGGAGTTTTAATTTATGGAATACCGGAATTCAGGCTGCCGAAAGAAATTGTAAAAGCCGAAATAGAAGCATTGAAAAACATGGGTGTGGAATTTAAAACAAATGCAGTTATTGGCTTCACCGATACGATAGATGAATTGATGCAGAATGGATATGATGCTGTATTCATTGCTGTTGGTGCAGGGCTGCCCTACTTTATGAATATTGAAGGTGAAAATCTGAATGGAGTTTATTCAGCAAATGAATTTCTTACACGGGTAAATTTGATGAAGGCGTATAAATTTCCGGAGTATGATACTCCTGTTTTTAATGTCAAGGAGAAAAATGTCGCAGTGTTCGGCGGGGGGAATACGGCAATGGATGCGGTAAGGACTTCAAAAAGGCTGGGGGCAAAAAGTGCTTACATAATTTACCGCAGATCTGATGTTGAGATGCCCGCACGAAAGGAAGAAATTCATCACGCAAAAGGAGAAGGCATAGAATTTATTTATCTTTCAAATCCTGTTAGGTTCATTGGTGATGAAAATGGCTGGCTTAAAGGGGTAGAGCTAATGAAAATGGAACTTGGAGAGCCTGATGCTTCGGGGAGGAGGAGACCTGTACCGTTAATAAATTCAGAATATACTCTCGATATTGATATGGCTGTTATTGCAATTGGTAATGGTTCCAACCCAACCATTCAAAAAACTACTCCGGACATTCTATTCAATAATCGCGGAACTATTTCCGTGAATGAAGATACGATGACAACTTCTAAAAAAGGTGTGTTCGCAGGCGGAGATATAGTTACAGGCGGAGCAACTGTAATTCTTGCAATGGGTGCTGGACGAAAAGCAGCTAAAGCCATTAATGAATATTTATCCTGA
- a CDS encoding nucleotidyltransferase domain-containing protein yields the protein MVTNKILEFVFSAPSHITVLRVLNERNIGISGREVSRLTGLSVRAVQVSLTNLSKTGIVKIAEGKREHLFTIDREKYLVKELVEKIFNAENDYSMQILKLIRTKLKPYTVSLIQFGSTARGNETPASDFDLCIVYAGKLKVIEEIVSKLRSELYILFNITLAPIYVSAAKFRQLGKQERPPVNSIIKEGKIIAGKLIKELLNG from the coding sequence ATGGTAACAAATAAGATATTAGAATTTGTTTTTAGTGCACCAAGCCACATTACTGTACTGCGGGTGTTAAATGAAAGGAATATTGGAATCTCCGGCAGAGAAGTATCCAGGTTAACAGGATTATCAGTAAGGGCTGTACAGGTATCATTAACCAACCTTAGTAAAACCGGCATAGTTAAAATAGCAGAGGGGAAACGGGAACACTTATTTACAATAGACAGAGAAAAATACCTTGTTAAAGAGCTGGTTGAAAAAATATTTAATGCTGAAAACGACTATAGCATGCAGATTCTAAAACTGATAAGAACAAAATTGAAACCTTACACAGTTAGTCTTATCCAATTTGGAAGTACAGCCAGAGGTAATGAAACACCGGCGAGTGATTTTGATTTATGTATTGTTTATGCCGGCAAATTAAAAGTAATTGAGGAAATAGTTTCCAAACTGCGCTCAGAGTTATATATTTTATTTAATATAACTTTAGCGCCTATTTATGTTTCGGCTGCAAAGTTCAGACAGCTTGGCAAGCAAGAGAGACCGCCCGTCAATAGTATTATTAAAGAAGGGAAAATAATTGCAGGAAAATTGATCAAGGAATTATTGAATGGTTAA
- a CDS encoding O-antigen ligase family protein, which yields MISFLSFLMLGTISNYTVSSFVIKSSAIIFIFFLIAIKERHSEVKFWFRIKQFDLSKVLLIISCLIALPALTLFYSANPQFGMLKIFNLILSTVFPSLILIYFLTDPIQLQLKFISIIVLAGAVISVGTILIVNPFYYDQVYDLMTFHWSHVFFGRFLGLAFLTSLIFTIDYSKGKGKLLFYFITLFIAFGLIVTGLRSAISGVVVSSFMLITAGIFSKQLNYQKVLLIISILFAGVLLFFIASNWQGNIKTRVNNLVETFQLKSSEDEAIQSRIEGYDLALDRIAESPIIGVGFGGYKSVYNDNKIGWIISYPHNIFLEAFVELGMGGLLLVVLLILFILKKSYTVSYKLFALIFFSLWLAQFSKDIPSQTTLWVGIAFIAIYKNKDY from the coding sequence ATGATTTCTTTTCTTTCCTTTCTGATGTTAGGAACGATTTCTAATTATACTGTCTCATCTTTTGTGATTAAATCTTCTGCAATCATTTTTATTTTTTTCTTAATTGCGATTAAAGAAAGACACTCTGAAGTAAAATTTTGGTTCAGGATTAAACAATTTGATTTAAGCAAAGTACTACTGATTATTTCCTGCTTAATTGCACTTCCGGCATTGACTTTATTTTATTCAGCTAATCCGCAATTCGGAATGCTTAAAATATTTAATTTGATTTTAAGTACTGTTTTCCCTTCACTTATTTTGATCTATTTCCTCACCGATCCGATTCAATTACAATTAAAATTTATAAGCATAATCGTTTTGGCGGGTGCAGTTATTTCAGTTGGAACTATCCTGATAGTTAATCCGTTCTATTATGATCAGGTTTATGATTTGATGACTTTCCACTGGAGTCATGTTTTCTTCGGCAGGTTTCTAGGATTAGCCTTTCTCACTTCACTGATTTTCACAATTGACTACAGCAAAGGCAAGGGTAAATTACTCTTCTATTTCATCACACTTTTTATAGCATTTGGCTTAATTGTTACCGGGCTGAGATCTGCAATAAGTGGAGTTGTCGTTTCATCATTCATGCTGATAACTGCGGGGATATTTTCAAAACAATTAAACTATCAAAAAGTGCTGCTCATAATTTCAATCCTGTTTGCGGGTGTACTGCTCTTTTTTATCGCATCCAATTGGCAGGGGAATATTAAAACAAGAGTAAATAATCTGGTCGAAACCTTTCAGCTAAAAAGTTCTGAGGATGAAGCTATTCAATCAAGAATAGAGGGCTATGATTTAGCATTGGATCGCATTGCGGAATCACCAATAATAGGTGTTGGTTTTGGCGGATACAAAAGTGTGTATAATGATAATAAGATAGGGTGGATAATCTCATATCCGCATAATATTTTTCTTGAGGCATTTGTTGAATTAGGTATGGGCGGCTTGCTGCTTGTCGTACTTTTAATATTATTTATTTTAAAAAAATCTTACACCGTTTCTTATAAATTATTTGCGTTGATATTCTTTTCTCTCTGGCTTGCACAGTTTTCTAAAGATATACCAAGTCAAACAACATTATGGGTGGGAATAGCTTTTATTGCTATTTATAAAAATAAAGATTACTGA
- a CDS encoding ATP-binding protein: MKFNRTALKFLSEWKLKSDRKPLVIRGARQVGKTTLVEMFAKNFKQFISLNLELAEDRSIFENKKNFEEVIDALYFLKNANKSEKDTLLFIDEIQNSPQTIKYLRYFYENQKDIAVITAGSLLETIIDKELSYPVGRVEFFALRPFSFREYLTAMGEEQAIKAIDTIPFPAYAADKLITLFRKYALIGGMPEVLKNFAEDGDLVKVKDIIKNLVLSYKTDVEKYARNDTVNKIIRHIIDKAFYFAGERIKFNRFGNSDYRSREVGECFRILEKTMLLKMVYPATSTMLPIIPNINRTPKLLLLDTGLVNFISGIEKEIYQAKELSDLYKGRIAEHIVGQELMTKEIYPDSNLVFWVRDKKQADAELDYLFVHKGNVIPLEVKSGAAGKLKSLQQFINLNESGEGIKIGVRIYSGNLSIQKERTSEGKEYFLLNLPFYLLDKLTDYIDQINGVDNKII, encoded by the coding sequence ATGAAATTTAATAGAACGGCATTAAAATTTTTAAGCGAATGGAAATTAAAATCTGATCGTAAACCATTAGTAATAAGAGGAGCGAGACAGGTAGGTAAAACTACACTTGTAGAAATGTTTGCAAAGAATTTTAAGCAATTTATATCGTTAAACTTAGAATTAGCTGAGGATAGATCAATTTTTGAAAATAAAAAAAATTTTGAAGAAGTAATTGATGCATTATACTTCTTAAAAAATGCGAATAAATCTGAAAAAGACACCTTACTTTTTATAGATGAAATACAAAACTCACCCCAGACAATAAAGTATCTTAGATACTTTTATGAAAATCAAAAAGATATTGCAGTAATAACAGCGGGGTCGTTATTGGAGACAATAATAGACAAAGAATTAAGCTATCCGGTAGGAAGAGTAGAATTTTTTGCTTTAAGACCATTTTCATTTCGTGAATATTTAACGGCTATGGGAGAAGAGCAAGCAATAAAGGCAATAGATACAATTCCGTTTCCTGCTTATGCAGCAGATAAACTGATCACATTGTTTAGAAAGTATGCGCTGATTGGCGGTATGCCGGAGGTATTAAAAAATTTTGCAGAAGATGGTGATCTGGTAAAAGTTAAAGACATAATAAAAAACCTTGTGCTTTCTTATAAAACTGATGTAGAAAAATATGCAAGGAATGATACAGTTAATAAAATAATAAGGCACATAATTGATAAGGCGTTTTACTTTGCCGGCGAGAGAATAAAATTTAACAGGTTCGGTAATTCAGATTACAGATCGCGAGAGGTAGGTGAATGTTTCAGGATACTTGAAAAAACTATGTTACTGAAAATGGTCTATCCAGCGACAAGTACAATGCTGCCCATAATTCCAAATATTAATCGAACACCCAAATTATTATTGCTTGATACCGGGCTTGTAAATTTTATAAGCGGAATTGAAAAAGAAATATACCAGGCAAAGGAATTAAGTGATTTATATAAAGGCAGGATTGCGGAGCATATTGTTGGACAGGAATTGATGACAAAAGAAATTTATCCTGATAGTAATCTTGTTTTCTGGGTCCGTGATAAAAAACAGGCGGATGCAGAATTAGATTACCTTTTTGTACATAAAGGGAATGTTATACCTTTAGAAGTGAAATCAGGCGCAGCTGGTAAGTTAAAATCTTTACAACAGTTTATTAATTTAAACGAATCCGGCGAGGGTATAAAAATCGGGGTAAGGATTTATTCCGGTAATTTGAGTATTCAGAAGGAACGCACATCTGAAGGTAAAGAGTATTTCTTATTAAACCTCCCTTTCTATTTATTGGATAAATTGACCGATTATATTGATCAGATTAACGGTGTTGATAATAAAATTATTTAA
- a CDS encoding sulfide/dihydroorotate dehydrogenase-like FAD/NAD-binding protein: protein MNKIINAEFIAPNVKRFTIEAPKISLKRKAGQFVIIRLKDGGERIPLTIADSNKEDGTITLIVQGIGKTTKELNALNSGDFILDVVGPLGKPSHIENFGTAVSIGGGVGTAIAYPTAAALKEAGNYTIAIVGGRSKEFVILEDELSKICDEVYPTTDDGSYGFHGFVTQKLKALIDSGRKIDFVLAIGPIPMMKAVAETTRPYGIKTVVSLNPIMVDGTGMCGGCRAVVDNKTVFVCVDGPEFDAHLVDFATLERRNRTYKNDEQISMHNFECHNERAFKQGLGEMKIGETSRDF from the coding sequence ATGAATAAAATTATAAACGCAGAATTTATAGCACCAAACGTAAAGCGATTTACAATAGAAGCACCAAAGATTTCATTAAAGCGAAAAGCCGGGCAGTTTGTTATAATAAGACTTAAAGACGGCGGCGAAAGAATCCCGCTTACAATAGCAGATTCAAATAAGGAGGATGGTACAATCACGCTTATTGTACAGGGAATAGGAAAGACAACAAAAGAATTGAATGCACTTAACAGCGGTGATTTTATACTGGATGTAGTTGGTCCGCTCGGGAAGCCTTCACACATAGAAAATTTTGGAACTGCTGTAAGCATAGGCGGAGGGGTGGGAACTGCGATTGCCTATCCGACCGCCGCAGCGTTAAAAGAAGCAGGCAATTATACCATTGCAATAGTCGGAGGCAGAAGCAAAGAATTTGTTATTCTTGAAGACGAATTAAGTAAAATATGCGACGAAGTTTATCCGACAACAGACGACGGGAGTTACGGCTTTCATGGATTTGTTACTCAAAAGCTAAAGGCTTTGATAGACTCCGGAAGAAAAATTGATTTCGTACTGGCAATCGGTCCAATCCCTATGATGAAGGCAGTGGCAGAAACCACCCGCCCTTACGGTATTAAAACTGTGGTAAGCCTGAATCCAATTATGGTTGATGGAACAGGTATGTGCGGCGGATGCAGGGCTGTGGTGGACAATAAGACAGTTTTTGTTTGTGTTGACGGTCCTGAGTTTGATGCACACTTAGTTGATTTTGCTACGCTTGAAAGAAGGAACCGGACTTACAAAAATGATGAGCAGATATCAATGCACAATTTTGAATGCCATAATGAAAGAGCATTTAAACAAGGGTTGGGGGAAATGAAGATTGGAGAAACCAGTAGAGACTTCTGA